In the genome of Labeo rohita strain BAU-BD-2019 chromosome 24, IGBB_LRoh.1.0, whole genome shotgun sequence, one region contains:
- the LOC127155917 gene encoding UDP-glucuronosyltransferase 2A2, whose translation MNVLKPSRCLLLLSMLLSTDIPTALTGKVLVFPLDGSHWVNMNLLIEDLHSRGHEVTVVRTASSWYIKEHSPHYKAITVTLSEPMNIENQDFFISFLSEMIEIQKHGGSPVAFMQFYWKMLKTLYGMHCHASQLVVEMFENPVLMKQLFEERYDLALIDPGLPPGVLVAHKLKLPVVYNVKWITSGEGHSVIAPSPVSYVPAALSQLPNRMSFGQRLKNIFYYVLNTCIDHFIVRPAYDKLVARYFGPETDFYHLLQGADIWLMRSDFVFEFPRPTMPNVVYIGGFQCKPSKPLPPELEEFVQGSGEHGVVVMTLGTLVKGLPSEITSEIAAGFAQLPQRVIWRHLGERPHNLGNNTLLVKWLPQNDLLGHPKTRAFVAHGGTNGIYEAIYHGVPVVGIPLLFDQFENMLRLKVRGVAKVLDVTKLDSQSFLTAVREVLEQPSYRDNMRRLSRLHKDQPVQPQDSALFWIEYVMRHKGAAHLRTDSYKMPWYSYHSLDVMAFLLAVVVAVGGAVVLTIRYLCFKLCTRQKSKRE comes from the coding sequence ATGAACGTCCTAAAACCTTCACGATGTCTTCTGCTGCTATCCATGCTCCTCTCCACCGACATTCCCACTGCTCTTACCGGCAAAGTCCTTGTTTTTCCTCTGGACGGAAGCCACTGGGTCAACATGAATCTACTGATTGAGGACCTTCACTCCAGAGGACACGAGGTCACCGTGGTGCGAACCGCAAGCAGCTGGTACATCAAGGAGCATTCACCGCACTACAAAGCCATAACGGTGACCCTATCAGAGCCCATGAACATCGAGAACCAAGATTTCTTCATCTCGTTTCTGAGTGAAATGATCGAGATACAAAAACACGGAGGATCTCCGGTTGCATTCATGCAGTTCTATTGGAAGATGCTGAAGACTCTCTACGGCATGCACTGCCATGCAAGTCAGCTGGTTGTGGAAATGTTCGAAAACCCGGTGTTGATGAAACAGCTCTTTGAGGAACGTTACGACTTGGCTCTTATCGATCCAGGTCTGCCTCCAGGTGTGCTGGTGGCTCATAAACTCAAATTACCAGTGGTGTACAATGTAAAATGGATCACTAGTGGAGAAGGGCACTCTGTTATCGCGCCTTCTCCGGTTTCCTACGTCCCTGCAGCGTTAAGCCAGTTGCCAAACCGCATGTCATTTGGACAAAGGCTGAAGAACATCTTCTATTATGTGCTAAACACATGCATTGACCATTTTATTGTAAGACCAGCATATGACAAGCTGGTTGCACGCTATTTTGGACCCGAAACGGATTTCTACCACTTGCTGCAAGGAGCGGATATCTGGCTCATGAGGTCAGACTTCGTCTTCGAGTTTCCGCGTCCAACCATGCCCAACGTCGTCTACATCGGAGGCTTCCAATGCAAACCCTCCAAGCCCTTACCTCCAGAGCTGGAGGAGTTTGTGCAAGGCTCAGGAGAACACGGTGTGGTCGTGATGACGCTCGGGACGCTTGTGAAAGGTCTTCCTAGTGAAATCACATCTGAAATCGCTGCCGGTTTTGCTCAGCTGCCTCAGCGAGTCATCTGGAGGCATTTAGGAGAGCGTCCTCATAATCTAGGCAACAACACTCTTCTGGTTAAGTGGCTTCCGCAGAACGACCTGCTCGGTCATCCTAAAACACGTGCATTTGTCGCTCACGGTGGAACGAATGGCATTTATGAGGCTATCTACCATGGCGTTCCAGTGGTTGGGATTCCCTTGCTTTTTGATCAGTTTGAGAACATGTTGCGTCTTAAGGTACGAGGGGTGGCTAAGGTTCTCGATGTCACCAAATTGGACAGCCAGAGCTTTTTAACAGCAGTGCGGGAGGTTTTAGAGCAACCGTCGTACAGGGACAACATGCGACGGCTGTCTAGGCTGCACAAAGACCAGCCTGTACAACCGCAAGACAGCGCCCTCTTTTGGATAGAGTACGTCATGCGGCATAAGGGAGCAGCACATTTACGGACAGACTCTTATAAGATGCCGTGGTACTCATATCACTCTTTAGACGTAATGGCCTTTTTACTAGCAGTGGTAGTGGCAGTAGGGGGAGCTGTGGTGCTTACAATACGctatttgtgttttaaactaTGCACCAGACAGAAATCAAAACGTGAGTGA